A genomic window from Lotus japonicus ecotype B-129 chromosome 1, LjGifu_v1.2 includes:
- the LOC130730558 gene encoding calmodulin calcium-dependent NAD kinase-like isoform X2 — MGDLQKAESCSDYDGKPSFTQIILAIFVGLIFAIALHYRLKQIRDQKIIPRVRLSRQGHHTPKLERFSHYVARQMGFNDRRMCPHLCRLASEYIRKCEGCEDDIYAFFEREPDADSLYVKLVEEFERCILSYFGFHWNHGDIMISQVLSSELEPKKKLKHIVMAATREQRFERVAKNLKVASVFNTLVEEMKAMGVAVNDDSQCTEVMAPVAHSDRSPVLLLMGGGMGAGKSTVLKDILNEPFWAGAAGNAVVIEADAFKESDVIYKALCSRGHHDMIRTAELVHQSSTDAASSLLVTALNEGRDVIMDGTLSWVPFVVQTITMARNVHRRRYRMGVGYRVNDDGSVTESYWERVEDEEPEQVGGKKRKPYRIELVGVVCDAYLAVVRGIRRAIMSRRGVRVKSQLKSHKRFAQAFMTYCNLVDNARLYCTNALEGPAKLIGWKERDRTLLVDPDEIACLKRVAKLNDDANSIYELYKHPNPAYEVGSVWKDIVLSPSRLNIQQELKFSIQKIESSK; from the exons ATGGGAGATCTGCAGAAAG CTGAATCTTGTTCAGATTATGATGGCAAGCCCAGCTTTACTCAGATCATCCTAGCCATATTTGTTGGGTTGATATTTGCTATAGCCTTGCATTATCGCCTGAAGCAGATAAGAGATCAAAAGATCATCCCACGTGTAAGATTATCACGCCAAGGCCACCACACCCCAAAGCTTGAAAGGTTCTCCCATTACGTAG CTAGGCAAATGGGGTTCAACGATAGGAGGATGTGTCCTCATCTATGTAGATTGGCTTCTGAATACATAAGGAAATGCGAGGGATGTGAAGATGATATATACGCCTTCTTCGAGAGGGAGCCAGATGCGGATTCACTCTATGTGAAGCTGGTGGAGGAGTTTGAGAGATGCATTCTGAGTTACTTTGGATTCCATTGGAACCATGGTGATATAATGATAAGTCAG GTGTTGAGCTCGGAACTTGAGCCAAAAAAGAAGCTCAAGCACATAGTTATGGCGGCAACCAG GGAACAAAGGTTCGAGAGAGTTGCCAAGAACCTGAAGGTGGCCAGTGTTTTTAACACATTAGTGGAAGAGATGAAAGCAATGGGGGTTGCAGTCAATGATGACTCTCAGTGTACAGAGGTGATGGCTCCTGTAGCTCACAGCGATAGAAGCCCAGTGCTCCTCCTCATGGGCGGAGGTATGGGGGCTGGAAAGAGCACCGTCCTCAAGGATATTCTCAATGA ACCTTTCTGGGCAGGAGCAGCAGGTAATGCCGTAGTCATCGAGGCAGATGCCTTCAAAGAATCAGATGTCATATATAAGGCCCTTTGTTCAAGAGGCCATCACGACATGATTCGAACAGCAGAACTG GTACATCAATCATCCACAGATGCAGCCTCATCCCTCCTGGTAACAGCACTTAATGAGGGACGGGATGTAATTATGGACGGCACACTCTCCTGGGTACCATTTGTTGTGCAGACAATAACAATGGCTAGAAATGTCCACCGCCGCCGCTACCGCATGGGAGTTGGTTACAGGGTAAATGATGATGGAAGTGTGACTGAAAGCTATTGGGAAcgagttgaagatgaagaacctGAACAGGTTGGAGgcaaaaagagaaaaccatATAGGATAGAGCTGGTTGGAGTAGTGTGTGATGCTTACCTTGCAGTAGTTAGAGGCATAAG GAGAGCTATTATGTCAAGAAGAGGAGTGAGAGTAAAGTCACAATTGAAATCCCACAAGAGATTTGCTCAGGCTTTTATGACTTACTGTAACCTTGTAGACAATGCCCGACTATACTGCACAAATGCGTTAGAAGGCCCAGCCAAG TTGATAGGATGGAAAGAGAGAGACAGGACACTGCTCGTTGATCCAGATGAAATTGCCTGTTTGAAGAGGGTTGCAAAGTTGAATGACGACGCCAATTCCATTTATGAACTTTACAAGCACCCAAATCCAGCTTATGAAGTTGGATCAGTATGGAAAGACATTGTATTATCTCCTTCAAGGTTAAATATCCAACAGGAGCTCAAGTTTTCAATCCAAAAAATTGAGAGCTCGAAATGA
- the LOC130730558 gene encoding calmodulin calcium-dependent NAD kinase-like isoform X3: MGDLQKDYDGKPSFTQIILAIFVGLIFAIALHYRLKQIRDQKIIPRVRLSRQGHHTPKLERFSHYVARQMGFNDRRMCPHLCRLASEYIRKCEGCEDDIYAFFEREPDADSLYVKLVEEFERCILSYFGFHWNHGDIMISQVLSSELEPKKKLKHIVMAATREQRFERVAKNLKVASVFNTLVEEMKAMGVAVNDDSQCTEVMAPVAHSDRSPVLLLMGGGMGAGKSTVLKDILNEPFWAGAAGNAVVIEADAFKESDVIYKALCSRGHHDMIRTAELVHQSSTDAASSLLVTALNEGRDVIMDGTLSWVPFVVQTITMARNVHRRRYRMGVGYRVNDDGSVTESYWERVEDEEPEQVGGKKRKPYRIELVGVVCDAYLAVVRGIRRAIMSRRGVRVKSQLKSHKRFAQAFMTYCNLVDNARLYCTNALEGPAKLIGWKERDRTLLVDPDEIACLKRVAKLNDDANSIYELYKHPNPAYEVGSVWKDIVLSPSRLNIQQELKFSIQKIESSK, from the exons ATGGGAGATCTGCAGAAAG ATTATGATGGCAAGCCCAGCTTTACTCAGATCATCCTAGCCATATTTGTTGGGTTGATATTTGCTATAGCCTTGCATTATCGCCTGAAGCAGATAAGAGATCAAAAGATCATCCCACGTGTAAGATTATCACGCCAAGGCCACCACACCCCAAAGCTTGAAAGGTTCTCCCATTACGTAG CTAGGCAAATGGGGTTCAACGATAGGAGGATGTGTCCTCATCTATGTAGATTGGCTTCTGAATACATAAGGAAATGCGAGGGATGTGAAGATGATATATACGCCTTCTTCGAGAGGGAGCCAGATGCGGATTCACTCTATGTGAAGCTGGTGGAGGAGTTTGAGAGATGCATTCTGAGTTACTTTGGATTCCATTGGAACCATGGTGATATAATGATAAGTCAG GTGTTGAGCTCGGAACTTGAGCCAAAAAAGAAGCTCAAGCACATAGTTATGGCGGCAACCAG GGAACAAAGGTTCGAGAGAGTTGCCAAGAACCTGAAGGTGGCCAGTGTTTTTAACACATTAGTGGAAGAGATGAAAGCAATGGGGGTTGCAGTCAATGATGACTCTCAGTGTACAGAGGTGATGGCTCCTGTAGCTCACAGCGATAGAAGCCCAGTGCTCCTCCTCATGGGCGGAGGTATGGGGGCTGGAAAGAGCACCGTCCTCAAGGATATTCTCAATGA ACCTTTCTGGGCAGGAGCAGCAGGTAATGCCGTAGTCATCGAGGCAGATGCCTTCAAAGAATCAGATGTCATATATAAGGCCCTTTGTTCAAGAGGCCATCACGACATGATTCGAACAGCAGAACTG GTACATCAATCATCCACAGATGCAGCCTCATCCCTCCTGGTAACAGCACTTAATGAGGGACGGGATGTAATTATGGACGGCACACTCTCCTGGGTACCATTTGTTGTGCAGACAATAACAATGGCTAGAAATGTCCACCGCCGCCGCTACCGCATGGGAGTTGGTTACAGGGTAAATGATGATGGAAGTGTGACTGAAAGCTATTGGGAAcgagttgaagatgaagaacctGAACAGGTTGGAGgcaaaaagagaaaaccatATAGGATAGAGCTGGTTGGAGTAGTGTGTGATGCTTACCTTGCAGTAGTTAGAGGCATAAG GAGAGCTATTATGTCAAGAAGAGGAGTGAGAGTAAAGTCACAATTGAAATCCCACAAGAGATTTGCTCAGGCTTTTATGACTTACTGTAACCTTGTAGACAATGCCCGACTATACTGCACAAATGCGTTAGAAGGCCCAGCCAAG TTGATAGGATGGAAAGAGAGAGACAGGACACTGCTCGTTGATCCAGATGAAATTGCCTGTTTGAAGAGGGTTGCAAAGTTGAATGACGACGCCAATTCCATTTATGAACTTTACAAGCACCCAAATCCAGCTTATGAAGTTGGATCAGTATGGAAAGACATTGTATTATCTCCTTCAAGGTTAAATATCCAACAGGAGCTCAAGTTTTCAATCCAAAAAATTGAGAGCTCGAAATGA
- the LOC130730558 gene encoding calmodulin calcium-dependent NAD kinase-like isoform X1 yields MMIFNRDTAESCSDYDGKPSFTQIILAIFVGLIFAIALHYRLKQIRDQKIIPRVRLSRQGHHTPKLERFSHYVARQMGFNDRRMCPHLCRLASEYIRKCEGCEDDIYAFFEREPDADSLYVKLVEEFERCILSYFGFHWNHGDIMISQVLSSELEPKKKLKHIVMAATREQRFERVAKNLKVASVFNTLVEEMKAMGVAVNDDSQCTEVMAPVAHSDRSPVLLLMGGGMGAGKSTVLKDILNEPFWAGAAGNAVVIEADAFKESDVIYKALCSRGHHDMIRTAELVHQSSTDAASSLLVTALNEGRDVIMDGTLSWVPFVVQTITMARNVHRRRYRMGVGYRVNDDGSVTESYWERVEDEEPEQVGGKKRKPYRIELVGVVCDAYLAVVRGIRRAIMSRRGVRVKSQLKSHKRFAQAFMTYCNLVDNARLYCTNALEGPAKLIGWKERDRTLLVDPDEIACLKRVAKLNDDANSIYELYKHPNPAYEVGSVWKDIVLSPSRLNIQQELKFSIQKIESSK; encoded by the exons ATGATGATTTTTAATCGTGACACAGCTGAATCTTGTTCAGATTATGATGGCAAGCCCAGCTTTACTCAGATCATCCTAGCCATATTTGTTGGGTTGATATTTGCTATAGCCTTGCATTATCGCCTGAAGCAGATAAGAGATCAAAAGATCATCCCACGTGTAAGATTATCACGCCAAGGCCACCACACCCCAAAGCTTGAAAGGTTCTCCCATTACGTAG CTAGGCAAATGGGGTTCAACGATAGGAGGATGTGTCCTCATCTATGTAGATTGGCTTCTGAATACATAAGGAAATGCGAGGGATGTGAAGATGATATATACGCCTTCTTCGAGAGGGAGCCAGATGCGGATTCACTCTATGTGAAGCTGGTGGAGGAGTTTGAGAGATGCATTCTGAGTTACTTTGGATTCCATTGGAACCATGGTGATATAATGATAAGTCAG GTGTTGAGCTCGGAACTTGAGCCAAAAAAGAAGCTCAAGCACATAGTTATGGCGGCAACCAG GGAACAAAGGTTCGAGAGAGTTGCCAAGAACCTGAAGGTGGCCAGTGTTTTTAACACATTAGTGGAAGAGATGAAAGCAATGGGGGTTGCAGTCAATGATGACTCTCAGTGTACAGAGGTGATGGCTCCTGTAGCTCACAGCGATAGAAGCCCAGTGCTCCTCCTCATGGGCGGAGGTATGGGGGCTGGAAAGAGCACCGTCCTCAAGGATATTCTCAATGA ACCTTTCTGGGCAGGAGCAGCAGGTAATGCCGTAGTCATCGAGGCAGATGCCTTCAAAGAATCAGATGTCATATATAAGGCCCTTTGTTCAAGAGGCCATCACGACATGATTCGAACAGCAGAACTG GTACATCAATCATCCACAGATGCAGCCTCATCCCTCCTGGTAACAGCACTTAATGAGGGACGGGATGTAATTATGGACGGCACACTCTCCTGGGTACCATTTGTTGTGCAGACAATAACAATGGCTAGAAATGTCCACCGCCGCCGCTACCGCATGGGAGTTGGTTACAGGGTAAATGATGATGGAAGTGTGACTGAAAGCTATTGGGAAcgagttgaagatgaagaacctGAACAGGTTGGAGgcaaaaagagaaaaccatATAGGATAGAGCTGGTTGGAGTAGTGTGTGATGCTTACCTTGCAGTAGTTAGAGGCATAAG GAGAGCTATTATGTCAAGAAGAGGAGTGAGAGTAAAGTCACAATTGAAATCCCACAAGAGATTTGCTCAGGCTTTTATGACTTACTGTAACCTTGTAGACAATGCCCGACTATACTGCACAAATGCGTTAGAAGGCCCAGCCAAG TTGATAGGATGGAAAGAGAGAGACAGGACACTGCTCGTTGATCCAGATGAAATTGCCTGTTTGAAGAGGGTTGCAAAGTTGAATGACGACGCCAATTCCATTTATGAACTTTACAAGCACCCAAATCCAGCTTATGAAGTTGGATCAGTATGGAAAGACATTGTATTATCTCCTTCAAGGTTAAATATCCAACAGGAGCTCAAGTTTTCAATCCAAAAAATTGAGAGCTCGAAATGA